The Catenulispora sp. MAP5-51 genomic interval CACGGAACAGACCAAGGTGACCCGGCATCGGCCTGCCTCGGAGGACCGACGCCACCACGTTCCGACCCGGTCCCCGGCTCCCGAACCCGCGCGCGGCGCGCCGGCGATCGCGCTCATCACCACCGGCGCGCACACCGGCTGCCCGCTGGTGACGGCCGACGAGCTGGGCGTCCCGGTGGCCGGCTGGACCTACTGCGGCCCCGGCGAGGACGGTCCGACGTTCGCTGACACGGTGGAGGCGTTCGCTCAGGCAGACGGCGTCGGCGCGATCGCGGCGTGCGTCGACGCGATCGGCACCGACCTGGACGGCCGGGCCCTGATGCGCGCCGCCGAGGCCGCCTCCGGCGCCGGGCGTCCGCTGGTCGTGCTGGCCACCGGCGCCGACCGGGTGATCGACGCGGTGCTGCGGCAGGCCGGCGTGGTCCGGGTGGACGGCTTCGACCAACTGTTGGACTGCGCCGCCACCCTCGCGCGCTTCCCGCGCCCGGCGCAGCGTCCCGGGCCGGTCCGGGTCGCCGCCGACTCCGGCGGCGCCGCCACGCTGCTGGCCGACCTCGCCCGGCGCGCCGGCCTGGAGGTCGAGGACGCGGGCCACGTCCCGGACGTCACCGACCTCGCGGCGCGCCCCGGCGCCGGGATGCTCCTGTACGCGGTCACCGAGACCGGCTCCTCCGGCGAGTGGACGGCCGCCGCGCTGGTCGAGGCCGCGCGGGAGAGCACCACCCCGATCGGCGTCGTCTGGTGCTCCTCCGGCGGCACCGAGACCGGCTACCGGCTGATCCTGCAGCCCTCGCCGGAGATCGCGACGTTCCGCACGCTCACCAACGCGGTCGCGGCGGCCAAGGCCTACTACGACCACTGCGACCACCGCTTCCGCATCCCGTCGCTGGTCGAGGACAACGCGATGGCGGGGGTCAAGGCGCGGCAGATCCTGACCACGGGCGGCGCCCCGGGCACGGTCCGCAAGCGGGACACCGATCCGGCCAAGGGCCTGTCCGAGTCGCAGACCCAC includes:
- a CDS encoding acetate--CoA ligase family protein — its product is MPATSVMTTEQTKVTRHRPASEDRRHHVPTRSPAPEPARGAPAIALITTGAHTGCPLVTADELGVPVAGWTYCGPGEDGPTFADTVEAFAQADGVGAIAACVDAIGTDLDGRALMRAAEAASGAGRPLVVLATGADRVIDAVLRQAGVVRVDGFDQLLDCAATLARFPRPAQRPGPVRVAADSGGAATLLADLARRAGLEVEDAGHVPDVTDLAARPGAGMLLYAVTETGSSGEWTAAALVEAARESTTPIGVVWCSSGGTETGYRLILQPSPEIATFRTLTNAVAAAKAYYDHCDHRFRIPSLVEDNAMAGVKARQILTTGGAPGTVRKRDTDPAKGLSESQTHQLLRAYGIRTPREQLVTSAAWAVRAAATIGYPVVMKASVAGLPSASAAGLTRTNITSASQVRENFKDLMDSAGRQGYGTLDGVLIGQQITGGVDTMVGIRRDDRFGPAVVVGVGGAYAETLGDVAIRVAPFDAHQAHRMLDELHCLPLLTTAGSDLDALADTILRVQRMALDLGDVLEGFDIAPLRVLGRGGGTVALDASARLIVP